The proteins below come from a single Saimiri boliviensis isolate mSaiBol1 chromosome 16, mSaiBol1.pri, whole genome shotgun sequence genomic window:
- the SPRY2 gene encoding protein sprouty homolog 2 — MEARAQSGNGSQPLLQTPRDGGRQRGEPDPRDALTQQVHVLSLDQIRAIRNTNEYTEGPTVVPRPGLKPAPRPPTQHKHERLHGLPEHRQPPRLQHSQVHSSARTPLSRSISTVSSGSRSSTRTSTSSSSSEQRLLGSSFSSGPVADGIIRVQPKSELKPSELKPLSKEDLGLHAYRCEDCGKCKCKECTYPRPLPSDWICDKQCLCSAQNVIDYGTCVCCVKGLFYHCSNDDEDNCADNPCSCSQSHCCTRWSAMGVMSLFLPCLWCYLPAKGCLKLCQGCYDRVNRPGCRCKNSNTVCCKVPTVPPRNFEKPT; from the coding sequence ATGGAGGCCAGAGCTCAGAGTGGCAACGGGTCGCAGCCCTTGCTGCAGACGCCCCGTGACGGTGGCAGACAGCGTGGGGAGCCCGACCCTAGAGACGCCCTCACCCAGCAGGTACATGTCTTGTCTCTGGATCAGATCAGAGCCATCCGAAACACCAATGAATACACAGAGGGGCCTACTGTCGTCCCAAGACCTGGGCTCAAGCCTGCTCCGCGCCCCCCCACTCAGCACAAACACGAGAGACTCCACGGTCTGCCCGAGCACCGCCAGCCTCCTAGGCTCCAGCACTCGCAGGTTCATTCTTCTGCACGAACCCCTCTGTCCAGATCCATAAGCACGGTCAGCTCAGGGTCGCGGAGCAGTACGAGGACAAGTACCAGCAGCAGCTCCTCTGAACAGAGACTGCTAGGATCATCCTTCTCCTCCGGGCCTGTGGCTGATGGGATCATCCGGGTGCAACCCAAATCTGAGCTCAAGCCAAGTGAGCTTAAGCCACTAAGCAAGGAAGATTTGGGCCTGCACGCCTACAGGTGTGAGGACTGTGGCAAGTGCAAATGTAAGGAGTGCACCTACCCGAGGCCTCTGCCATCAGACTGGATCTGCGACAAGCAGTGCCTTTGCTCGGCCCAGAACGTGATTGACTATGGGACTTGTGTATGCTGCGTGAAAGGTCTCTTCTATCACTGTTCTAATGATGATGAGGACAACTGTGCAGACAACCCGTGTTCTTGCAGCCAGTCTCACTGTTGTACACGATGGTCGGCCATGGGTGTCATGTCCCTCTTTTTGCCTTGTTTATGGTGTTACCTTCCAGCCAAGGGTTGCCTTAAATTGTGCCAGGGGTGTTATGACCGTGTTAACAGGCCTGGATGCCGTTGTAAAAACTCAAACACAGTTTGCTGCAAAGTTCCCACTGTCCCCCCCAGGAACTTTGAAAAACCAACATAG